In Sphingomonas sp. R1, a single genomic region encodes these proteins:
- a CDS encoding TonB-dependent receptor, with protein MSRRVLLASCSLALLPVSAWADPDRVVLASDAPAQAKSDPAQAQQGANIIVSAPYRQSETDVLSGTSVVTGEELTRSLRPTIGETLARQPGVSASSFGPSASRPILRGFQGERVRILTDGIGSIDVSNTSADHAVIIDPLLAERVEVLRGPSALLFGSSAMGGVVNVIDSRIPRTVPEKGYRLSSIATYGSAANERSVGGAGDVAVGSHLVLHADGAYSKSDDLKIGGYALTAAKRREALASAALPADPAAEDPIDFAANAAVRNRLPNTAAKTWTAGAGAAIVTDTGTLGIAYSHYDSLYGVPIRFATEAGQEQEAPRLSVVQNRIDLRAEADTGGGILQKLRLRAGYAAYRHFELEPDGGVGTAFYNKGLEGRLELVQADRGVWKGASGVQYFARDFDVVGDEAFLPKNKTEQIGLFTLQQLDMGALKAEAGLRYEFTDLSADPVQGDLRFFNGSRHFEALSGSVGASYGVSRDVRIGLNLSHTERAPSAEELFANGAHAGTEAYELGNPGFRLEKSWGLEATLHAHGDGYSFDASAYYNWFSNYISDAETDPAVCAAAAAPSGRTVDLPCFQFTQRDARYYGFEAEGSVRLAQLGGTTINLDALGDYVRANIVDQGPAPRIPAPRVLGGIEAQSDRVTGRLEAEHVFVQNRTAAFETRTAPYTMVNATLSLKPFPAMPGTTLTLSANNLFDVDARRASSYLKDYAPLAGRDLRATLRFSL; from the coding sequence ATGTCGCGTCGCGTACTCCTCGCCTCCTGCTCGCTTGCTCTGCTGCCCGTGTCCGCCTGGGCCGATCCCGATCGAGTTGTCCTGGCGAGCGACGCGCCGGCGCAGGCGAAGAGCGATCCGGCGCAGGCGCAGCAGGGCGCGAACATCATCGTATCGGCCCCCTATCGGCAGAGTGAGACTGACGTGCTCTCCGGCACCTCCGTCGTCACCGGCGAGGAATTGACCCGCAGCCTCCGCCCGACCATCGGCGAGACGCTGGCCCGCCAGCCGGGCGTGTCCGCCAGCTCGTTCGGCCCGAGCGCGTCGCGGCCGATCCTGCGCGGCTTCCAGGGCGAGCGCGTCCGTATCCTGACCGACGGTATCGGGTCCATCGATGTGTCCAACACCTCGGCCGATCATGCGGTGATCATCGACCCGCTGCTGGCCGAGCGCGTCGAGGTGCTTCGCGGACCGTCGGCGCTGCTGTTCGGATCATCGGCAATGGGCGGCGTCGTCAATGTGATCGACAGCCGCATCCCACGCACCGTGCCGGAGAAGGGCTATCGGCTGAGCAGCATCGCCACCTATGGCTCCGCGGCCAACGAGCGTTCGGTTGGCGGGGCGGGGGACGTAGCGGTGGGCAGCCACCTGGTCCTGCATGCGGATGGCGCCTATTCCAAGTCGGACGACCTCAAGATCGGCGGCTATGCGCTGACGGCGGCCAAGCGTCGTGAAGCGTTGGCCAGCGCGGCGCTCCCGGCCGACCCGGCTGCGGAGGATCCGATCGACTTCGCCGCCAACGCCGCAGTGCGTAACCGCCTGCCCAACACCGCCGCCAAGACCTGGACGGCCGGGGCGGGGGCGGCGATCGTCACCGATACCGGCACGCTCGGTATCGCCTATAGCCATTATGACAGCCTCTACGGCGTGCCGATCCGCTTTGCGACCGAGGCGGGCCAGGAGCAGGAGGCGCCGCGACTGAGCGTGGTGCAGAACCGGATCGACCTGCGCGCCGAGGCCGATACCGGCGGCGGTATCCTGCAGAAGCTGCGCCTGCGCGCCGGCTATGCGGCGTATCGCCATTTCGAACTTGAGCCCGATGGCGGCGTGGGCACGGCCTTCTACAACAAGGGGCTGGAGGGCCGGCTCGAGCTCGTCCAGGCCGATCGCGGCGTCTGGAAGGGGGCGAGCGGCGTGCAGTATTTCGCCCGCGATTTCGACGTGGTGGGCGACGAAGCCTTCCTGCCCAAGAACAAGACCGAACAAATCGGCCTGTTCACGCTGCAGCAGCTCGACATGGGCGCGCTCAAGGCGGAGGCGGGGCTGCGCTACGAGTTCACCGATCTGTCCGCCGATCCCGTGCAGGGCGATCTGCGCTTCTTCAACGGATCGCGGCATTTCGAGGCGCTGTCGGGCTCGGTCGGCGCTTCCTATGGCGTGAGCCGTGACGTACGGATCGGTCTGAACCTCTCGCATACGGAGCGTGCCCCCTCGGCCGAGGAGCTGTTCGCCAACGGCGCCCATGCCGGCACCGAGGCCTATGAGCTAGGCAACCCGGGCTTCCGGCTGGAGAAGAGCTGGGGCCTGGAAGCGACGCTGCACGCGCATGGCGACGGGTACAGTTTCGATGCCTCGGCCTATTACAACTGGTTCTCCAATTATATCAGCGATGCCGAGACCGATCCTGCGGTCTGCGCCGCGGCTGCCGCGCCGAGCGGGCGGACGGTGGACCTGCCCTGCTTCCAGTTCACCCAGCGCGATGCGCGCTATTATGGCTTCGAGGCCGAGGGCTCGGTCCGGCTGGCGCAACTGGGCGGTACCACGATCAATCTCGATGCCCTGGGCGATTATGTCCGCGCCAACATCGTCGATCAGGGGCCGGCGCCGCGCATCCCCGCCCCGCGCGTGCTCGGCGGGATCGAGGCGCAGTCGGACCGGGTTACCGGCCGGCTGGAGGCGGAGCATGTGTTCGTCCAGAACCGCACTGCCGCATTCGAGACGCGTACCGCGCCCTACACGATGGTCAACGCGACGCTGAGCCTCAAGCCGTTCCCGGCCATGCCGGGCACGACGCTGACCCTGTCGGCGAACAACCTGTTCGACGTCGATGCCCGCCGCGCCAGCAGCTATCTGAAGGATTACGCGCCGCTCGCAGGCCGTGACCTGCGCGCGACGCTGCGTTTCAGCCTGTAG
- a CDS encoding PEPxxWA-CTERM sorting domain-containing protein: MRTKAIALLAAATAAVAVPTAASAATIVGTLAGALFGVTSSTPVIGAGTTFGSAVSLVSSTTGDFGVVPNFTFANVSNVTASSGSPITLSSSFGNFTGTVTSVNASGLSGVVSFYTLGTFTPAGSLSAFTTGPASLTFSFTQTGGANSAVSGSYSLSSPPSGVPEPAAWGMLIAGAGMAGAAVRRRRSPRVTYA, from the coding sequence ATGCGCACTAAAGCTATCGCGCTGCTCGCTGCCGCAACGGCCGCTGTTGCAGTTCCAACGGCCGCCTCGGCGGCAACCATCGTCGGCACGCTCGCTGGCGCGCTGTTCGGCGTCACCAGCTCGACTCCCGTAATCGGCGCTGGCACCACCTTCGGCAGCGCGGTCAGCCTGGTCTCGAGCACCACGGGTGACTTCGGCGTCGTTCCGAACTTCACCTTCGCCAATGTCAGCAACGTCACGGCGTCGAGCGGTTCGCCGATCACGCTGAGCAGCAGCTTCGGCAACTTCACCGGCACGGTGACCTCGGTCAACGCCTCCGGTCTGAGCGGCGTCGTTTCGTTCTACACGCTCGGCACCTTCACCCCGGCTGGTTCGCTCAGCGCGTTCACGACCGGCCCGGCGTCGCTTACCTTCAGCTTCACCCAGACCGGCGGCGCCAATTCCGCGGTCTCGGGCAGCTACTCGCTGTCGTCGCCGCCGTCGGGCGTGCCGGAACCGGCTGCCTGGGGCATGCTGATTGCGGGTGCCGGCATGGCCGGTGCGGCCGTTCGCCGTCGCCGCAGCCCCCGGGTTACGTACGCCTAA
- the folK gene encoding 2-amino-4-hydroxy-6-hydroxymethyldihydropteridine diphosphokinase — protein sequence MPLTSYIVALGSNRRGRHGSPRREVAAALAAIGGVRTASRIHETPPLGPSIRRFANAVAWIESDETPEALLRRLKAIERAFGRRRGQRWGARVIDLDIVLWSGGCWRGRDLTVPHRQYRDRRFVLAPLAEIAPNWRDPVTHRKTLPLLHAVDRRRPCA from the coding sequence GTGCCGCTCACAAGCTACATCGTCGCCCTCGGGTCCAACCGCCGCGGTCGCCACGGCAGTCCCCGGCGCGAAGTCGCGGCCGCACTCGCGGCGATCGGTGGCGTGCGCACGGCGTCGCGGATCCACGAGACACCGCCGCTGGGACCCTCGATCCGCCGTTTCGCCAATGCGGTCGCCTGGATCGAGAGCGACGAGACGCCAGAGGCGCTGCTGCGGCGCCTTAAGGCAATCGAGCGCGCCTTCGGCCGCCGCCGCGGGCAGCGTTGGGGAGCGCGTGTGATCGACCTCGACATCGTGCTATGGTCGGGCGGCTGCTGGCGGGGTCGCGATCTGACCGTGCCCCATCGCCAGTATCGCGATCGCCGCTTCGTGCTGGCCCCGCTGGCCGAGATCGCCCCGAACTGGCGCGACCCGGTGACGCACCGGAAGACACTTCCGTTACTGCACGCGGTTGACCGGCGGCGCCCCTGCGCCTAG
- a CDS encoding uracil-DNA glycosylase family protein yields MYPPSPEPDRDCPLCPRLVALRTQMRIEQPEWWNAPVPALGEEGAPIAIVGLAPGRLGANRTGQAFTGDDSGTLLFAVLEKLGLADGGVPRGVHILNAVRCLPPDNRPMPAEIHACRPFLAGQLRSPIVVALGEIAHQSAVKALGGKLPKARFAHGAEHHLPKGQVVLDSYHVSRYNQNIGRLTEPMLTAVFERALALRDI; encoded by the coding sequence ATGTATCCGCCAAGCCCAGAACCCGATCGCGACTGCCCGCTTTGTCCCAGGCTGGTGGCGCTTCGCACCCAGATGCGCATCGAGCAGCCCGAATGGTGGAACGCGCCGGTACCTGCCCTGGGCGAGGAAGGGGCGCCGATCGCCATCGTGGGCCTGGCCCCCGGCAGGCTGGGCGCCAACCGCACCGGCCAGGCCTTCACCGGTGACGATTCGGGGACGCTGCTGTTCGCGGTATTGGAGAAGCTGGGACTGGCCGACGGAGGCGTGCCGCGCGGCGTGCACATCCTCAATGCGGTGCGCTGCCTGCCGCCCGACAATCGCCCAATGCCCGCGGAAATCCATGCCTGCCGCCCGTTCCTGGCCGGCCAGCTGCGATCGCCGATCGTCGTTGCGCTGGGCGAAATCGCGCACCAGTCGGCGGTGAAGGCGCTGGGCGGCAAATTGCCCAAGGCGCGCTTCGCCCATGGCGCCGAGCACCATCTGCCGAAGGGACAGGTGGTGCTCGATAGCTACCATGTGTCGCGCTACAATCAGAACATCGGCCGGCTGACCGAGCCGATGCTCACCGCCGTATTCGAACGCGCGCTCGCGCTCAGAGATATTTGA